Genomic window (Polaribacter batillariae):
CAACAGATATCGTATATTTGCAGTCAATTTAGATTTAATCTACTTAAATTATGATAAAAGTTTCAGACACAGCAAAAAAGAAAGTCATCGAATTAATGATAGACGATGGTTTCGACGCTACTAAAGATTACGTGAGAGTAGGTGTTAAAAGTGGAGGTTGTTCAGGTTTGTCTTACGATTTAACTTTTGATAATAAAAAAAATGAAGACGATAAAATCTTTGAACAAAACGATATAAAACTAATTGTAGATAAAAAAAGCTTTTTATATTTAGTAGGAACCACATTAGAGTATTCTGGAGGTTTAAATGGTAAAGGATTTGTTTTTAACAACCCAAATGCCAATAGAACATGTGGTTGTGGAGAGAGTTTTAGTTTGTAAATAGTTTTAAAATTTAAGATTTAAAATTCCGAGTTATGGCTACCGTTAAAATGTTCGAAGATTTAGAAATTTGGAAACTTTCCAGAGTTTTTTGTAACGACATTAATTTAGTAGCTAATAATACAGAATAAAGAAAAGATTACAAATTATATGGTCAAATAGATGGCTCTTCAGGTTCTATTATAGATAATATTGCTGAAGGGTTTCAAAAGAAATGGAAATAAAGAGTTTATTCAATTTTTATCAATTGCAAAAGCATCTTGTGGAGAAATAAGATGCTCAATTATATAGGGTTTTTGATAGAAATTATATAAACGAAAAAGAGTTTAATAAATTAAAAGAACAAGCACTTAAATTAAGTAAAATGATTGGTGGTTTTATCAGTTACTTGTAAAAAAGTGATTTCAAAGGAAGTAAATACAAAAACTAAAAATTTTAAAGTTTAATGTTCAAAATACAAAAATAATTACACCTCTTTAAATTATTTAAAACAATTAGTGGACATGTACAGAAGCCAACTTTGAACTTTAAACAAAGAACCTTAAACTATGAAATATACAGAAGAGCAATTAGAACAAGAATTAAAAACCCAAGAATACAAATACGGTTTTTATACAGACATAGAGAGCGACACGTTTCCTGTAGGATTAAGTGAAGATGTTGTACGTGCCATTTCTAAAAAGAAAAACGAGCCAGAATGGATGACTGAATGGCGTTTAGAAGCGTACAGAGTTTGGGAACAAATGCAAGAACCAGATTGGGCAAATGTAAATTACGAGAAACCAAAATTCCAAGACATTGCTTACTATTCTGCCCCAAAAAAGAAACCAAAATTAAATTCTTTAGACGAAGTAGATCCAGAATTATTAGACACTTTTAAACGTTTAGGAATTTCTATAGACGAACAAAAAAAATTAGCCAATGTTGCTGTAGATATTGTAATGGATTCTGTTTCTGTAGCAACTACTTTTAAGAAAACATTGGCCGAAAAAGGCATTATTTTTATGCCAATTTCAGAAGCAATTCAAGAACATCCAGAGTTGGTGCGTAAATATTTAGGAACTGTGGTACCAACGACAGACAATTTTTATGCAGCCTTAAACTCGGCCGTTTTTTCTGACGGAAGTTTCTGTTACATTCCAAAAGGTGTTAAATGTCCCATGGAATTATCAACTTATTTTAGAATTAACGAAGGCGGAACAGGCCAATTTGAAAGAACCTTAGTTGTTGCAGACAAAGGCAGTTATGTTTCTTATTTAGAAGGTTGTACTGCTCCAATGCGAGATGAAAATCAACTACATGCAGCTGTAGTAGAATTAATTGCAATGGACGATGCAGAAATTAAATATTCTACCGTACAAAACTGGTATCCTGGAAATAAAGAAGGAAAAGGTGGTGTTTACAATTTTGTTACCAAAAGAGGTTTGTGCGAAAACAATGCAAAAATTTCTTGGACACAAGTAGAAACTGGTTCTGCAGTTACCTGGAAATATCCATCATGTGTTTTAAAAGGAAACAATTCTGTGGGCGAATTTTACTCGATTGCAGTTACCAACAATCACCAACAAGCAGATACTGGAACCAAAATGATTCATTTAGGCAAAAACACACGTTCTACCATTATTTCTAAAGGTATTTCTGCAGGAAACTCTCAAAATTCATATAGAGGATTAGTACAGATAAATGCAAGAGCAGAAAATGCGCGTAATTTCTCTCAATGCGACTCTTTATTGATGGGAAATGAATGCGGTGCACACACATTTCCTTACATCGAAGCAAAAAACAAATCGGCTCAAATAGAACACGAAGCAACCACTAGTAAAATCGGTGAAGACCAACTTTTCTATTGCAACCAACGTGGTATTGATACTGAAAAAGCAATTGCTTTAATCGTAAACGGTTTTAGTAAAGAAGTACTCAATAAATTACCTATGGAATTTGCTGTAGAAGCGCAAAAATTATTAGAAATTTCTTTAGAAGGAAGTGTAGGATAATTATCTTGTTCCGCAGAGTTTCAAAAACATCCTGTAGGGTTTCAAAAATTTCCTGCAAGGTTGGTTTCAAAAACATCCTGCAAGGTTTCAAAAACCTTGTAGGTATTTAAAAAAAACAATAATTATACCTACAAGGTCAAAAAAAAGACCTTGCAGGAAAATCAAAATAATAAATACATGAAAAAAATACTATTCTTACTTCTTGCAATTAGTATTGTAAGTTGTAAAAAAACAGAAAAAAAGGTTGAAGAAACTTCGAAACCAAAAGTAAAATTACACCAATTAGTGGGGGGTACTATCTTTGTAAAAAAATTAGAAGTTTTCTCTCAAGACTCAACCTATAAAGGGCAAACAAAAGAATTTACAGATACATATTATGTAATAGAACACCCAAAAGGAAACCTAATGTGGGATGCAGGTTTGCCAGAACAATTTGTAATGCCAGAACCTTTTGACGAGCCAAGTGGTGTTTTTAGAATTCAAAGACCAGATTCTTTAGCAAATCAATTAAATTCCATCGGTTTTAAAAAAGACGATTTTAAATACTTTGCCATGTCTCATTCGCATTTCGATCATACAGGTCATGCAAATTACATGAAAGATGCCACATGGATTGTGCAAGAAAACGAATACAATTCGGTTTTAGGAGACTCTTTAAAAACTAAAAACCCAGCAGTTGCAGCCTTAAAAAACGTTAAAAAAATTAAAGGAGATTACGATGTTTTTGGAGACGGAACAGTGGTTATAAAATACATGCCAGGGCATACAGTTGGGCATCAAGTTTTATATGTCGATTTAGGTTTAGAAAAACCCATTTTATTAGCAGGAGATTTATATCATTTTAAAGAAAATAGAGAACATAAAAGAGTTCCATCATTTAATTACGATGTAAAACAAACTTTAGAAAGTATGGAAAAGTTTGAAGCTTTTGCGAAAGAAAAAAATGCAGAAGTAATCATTCAGCATTCACCACAAGATTTTTTAAAACTACAAGAAATATTGGCTAAAAATAAAACGTCTTCTCCAAAAATTTTCGAAGGAGAATTTGTGTATGTAGCAGATGCAGCAAGTTTTACAGACTGTAAAACAGGAAAAATATATTCAATAACTGGCAATGAAGATTATATTTTGTTGCAAAAGGCATATTTAAATGCAGACCATGAAACATATGAGCCTGAATGGGTAAAAGTTTCTGGAGAACTTAAAATGGGAGAAAAAATGAATGGAGGTTTAGAAGAACAATTGGTTATTTCTAAATTTATTTCGTTAGATGAAAATAAAAAATGCAATTAATTTTACATATATAAAAGATGTTAAAAATAGAAAATTTACAAGCAAGTATAGACGATAAGTTAATCTTAAAAGGATTAAACCTCGAGGTAAAAGCAGGTGAGGTTCATGCAATTATGGGACCCAATGGAGCAGGAAAAAGTACTTTAGCAAATATTATTGCAGGTAAAGAAGAATACGAAGTTACCAATGGAACCATCGAATTAAATGGCGAAGATATTAGCGAACTTGCTCCAGAAGAAAGAGCACACAATGGGGTGTTTTTATCTTTTCAATACCCAGTAGAAATTCCTGGCGTTTCTGTAACCAACTTTATAAAAACAGCAATTAACGAAACTCGCAAAGCAAAAGGTTTAGAAGACATGCCAGCCAAAGACATGTTAAAGAAAATTCGTGAGAAATCAGAATTATTAGAAATAGACCGTAAATTCTTATCGCGTTCTTTAAACGAAGGTTTTTCTGGAGGCGAAAAAAAACGTAACGAAATCTTTCAAATGGCAATGTTAGACCCCAAATTAGCCATTTTAGACGAAACAGATTCTGGTTTAGATATTGATGCTTTGCGTATTGTTGCAAACGGAGTAAACAAACTAAAATCGAAAGATAATGCCGTAATTGTAATTACACATTACCAACGTTTGTTAGAGTATATTGTTCCAGATTTTGTACACGTTTTACACGATGGAAAAATTGTAAAATCAGGAGACGCTTCTTTAGCTTTAGAGTTAGAAGCGAAGGGATATGATTGGATTAAGCAAGAACTTGTATAAGTTCGTAGTAAATCAGTAGGCAGTATGCAGTCAAAAAACTGCACTCCAAAAACAAAAATAAAAAACAAGAAAGTTAGTCATTAAAAGCAATTTATATATTTAATTCATAAACTGCTAACTGAAGACTGGCGACTGAAGACTGAAACCATGGAATTAAAAGATAAATTATTATCATCATACGTAGCGTTTGAAAATCGTGTAGATACCAATTCAGATATTCACGAAATTCGTTCTAAGGCGCTTCAAAATTTTGAAAGCTTGGGTTTTCCTACCAGAAAATTAGAAGCTTGGAAATACACTTCTTTAAACTCTGTTTTAAAGCAAGATTATAGTTTATTTCCTCACAAAGAAAACGCTGTTGCGTTGGCAGAAGTAAAAAAATATTTTATTCACGATATAGATGCTTATAAAATTGTATTTATCGATGGCAAATACAGCTCTTTTTTATCAGAAACTACACACGATACAATAGATGTTTGCCTAATGTCATCTGCATTGGCAAAGCCAAAATACAAAGCTGTAATCGATAATTATTTTAACAAAATTGCAAAACAAGACAATTTAACCTCTTTAAATACGGCATTTGCAAACGAGGGTGCTTACATTTATATCCCAAAAAATAAAGAGGTCGAAAAACCAATTCAAATAATTCATTTTACAACAGGGTCAGAAACTGCAACCATGTTACAACCCCGTAATTTAATTGTTGTGGGCGAGAACTCTCAGGTGCAAATTATAGAACGCCATCAAAGTTTAACTAGCAATGCTGTATTAACAAATGCGGTTACTGAAATTTTTGCAGATAAAAGTGCTCATATCGATTATTATAAAATTCAGAATGACAATTTAAACGCTTCTTTAGTCGATAATTCTTACATAGAACAACAGTCGAAAAGTGTGGTTTCTGTACATACTTTTTCTTTCGGGGGAAATATTACCAGAAACAATTTAAACTTTTATCAAAAAGGAGAATATATCGATTCTATTTTAAAAGGAATTACAATTATAGAAGGAAAACAACACGTAGATCATCATACTTTAGTACATCATATAGAGCCAAATTGCGAGTCTCATCAAGATTATAAAGGAATTTACGATGCGCGTTCTACCGGAGTTTTTAACGGTAAAGTTATTGTAGAAAAAGAAGCGCAGAAAACAAATGCATACCAACAAAACAACAATGTTTTAATAAGTGATAAAGCGACCATTAACGCAAAACCTCAACTAGAAATTTTTGCTGATGATGTAAAATGTTCTCATGGTTGTACCATTGGTCAATTAGATGATGATGCGCTGTTTTACATGCAACAACGTGGAATTCCGAAAAAAGAAGGAAAAGCATTACTCATGTACGCTTTTGCAAATACTGTGTTAGAAAGTGTAAAAATTCCAGAAGTAAAACAACGAATTACCAAGATTATCGCCAAAAAATTGGGCGTTAATATGGGTTTTGATTTGTAAGCAATACAGTTAACCTTTGTTCTAAACAAGTTAATATTCGTTACATAGCTTTTTTATTTTTGTATGAAATTAACTAGCTAAAACAAACATTATGAACAAAACCATCAAAACAGTATTATTAGTAGCCGGTCTTATTTTATTAGGTTACGGAATTTACACGTTAATTCAGCCAGAAACACAAGTTTCTATTGGAGATTTAGACTTAATAGAAGCACAAGACAACACGAATTCGTACATTACAATTGGTTTAGGAATTCTTGCAGTAGCTTTAAGTTTAATTAAAGGAAAAAGCTAAAAACCTGATTTCGATTATTAAAACGAACAAATTTGTTTAGAATTCACTGTTTGATACTTGATAGATGGTTTTTGGGGCAAGAAAATGTAAGCTATTAAACCAGAGATTATGTTGGTTAAAAAATTGCCAAAACTTCTGTGTCTAGAATGTTCTATTTGGCAAATACTTTTAGGTTCATCATTTACTGTTTCAATAACTGAGCGTTTTCTAAGCAATATTTTATGAGAAATACTCATTAAACAGTTTTTCATATTATTCCTGATACCTGTTATTAACTGGACGCGATTTACAAAGAGTAATTGCGCCAATTTTTTACCTATATCGCCTTTATCGGCAAAAAGTTTTCCGAATATTTTATCAAAAAAACACTCTTGTTTTAACCTGCATTATGCATTAGGAATACACAAAAGGAGGACTTAAATCATTAATTTGGGAGAATAAGCCATCCATCCAAGGTCTTTTTTTAGTGTTTAAAGCAATCTTTAAGACCTTTCTGTTAGCATGATTTACTGTCCAAGCTCCTAATGCAAAGCTATGGTAAATTTTAATATTTCTCCCTTATTGTTTATGATAATATGGAGCTTAAAGCCAAAACCAGCCAACGATAGATTTTCCTGTATTAGCAATACCCTTAGACACCTTATTGGAATAGATACGCTTTTTCTTACAACCCCTAACAGGTAACAGGCGTAGAATCTATAAAAGAAATACCTATACATTTTCCGATACAGCAAGTTTTTAAGAACATTACCATAGCCATAAGATTTTGTTGTATAAGCTCTGTAAATCTATTGTAGGACACAGTTTTGGGAAATTCCTTTTTCATATGTTGTTGCGCATAGTAAATATAAAAGTGTTTAAAAGTCCTAAAATTGCTTAGCTGAAAGAGTACAGATATCGTTACCACTTCATTTTTTGATATTCTTGGTGGGGGTTTAGCAGGGTTACCATTAAAAACAAGAAAGAACAAAGCCCAGATGCTCCAGGAATGTTGGCAAGACATTATGCCACATCTACAACAACTTTTTTGGTTGAGCTTAGGAAAAATCGATTAACGACCGTTTGCAACGTGCCACTTTTAGCGCATAAAAGAGGCTTTTTTCAATCATACTTCTTTAATATTTATACACTGTCTGGAATTTTTATAATTAATTTCGGAAGGTGTAATACCATTTCTTAAAAAAACGATTATCTCCCTTTTACTCCCAGTTATTTTTAATATTAACCACTTATTTATTCTAAACACTAGCGGTCGTTTATATACAATACCTTCATGGCATTGTTAAACACAAAATCAAATAAATTATGAAGAAAATTATGAATTTAATGTTCTGCATAATAATCACAAATGTTTCACGATCTCAAGATTTTCATGTAGAATTAGGAGGGGAAATAACAACTCTGTCTGGAGGCGTATTATATGCAGAAAGCAATGTTTCTGTTGTCGGAAACTTAACAGTAGAAAAAAGTGGTTCTTATATTGTTGATGGAAATGTAGCAGGGAACATCACTTACAAACGTCATATTTCAGATACTGATAGGGCAAGTAATTAAACCTACAGTACACTTATAGCACTTGAACAGAGTCTATAGAAGTATTTATTGATAGAACGAATATTTGCGAGAAGATTACAAAAAGAACCAACTAAATTAAATTAAAATTATGAGAAATTATTATTTGAAAGAGTTAATAGTGGCAATGCTCATTTTTGTAGTGTCATTTTCGAACCTCTCTTATGGAGCAAATGGTTCGTTTGAAAACCTTAAACTTGTTCTTCAAGATGAACCTGAAACTACGATTAGTAATAATAAAGAAGTTGATATTTCTTTCACATTAAAAAATGTGAATCCCAATGACTTGAGCATCAGTCAGGCTGTAATTCGAATAGAAAATGTGACCAGTGATCAATCCGTTTTACCAACAAATCCGGCTATATCCGATTTTACGATCCAGGCAAATAGTACCCATTTGATATCTGGGCTACAAATAATATCCTCCAATAAGTATAGCCAGCTAAGTGCAGGGGCATATGTTGTTAAGCTTGAGTATAGATTAGGGGATGTTATTTATACTTTGCCTCTTAGTTTTTTCAGAAAATTTAACCCAACACAAATTGACACTTACGAAATAGGCAAGAATGATTATCAAGGCCTACCCGTATATACTTTAAAAGGAGGCATGAGTGCTGAATACGCGGTTCAAAAATCTTTAGCCGCTTTAAATTCGGGTGTGTCTCATACATGGGATGTACGAAGAAAATTAGATGGAACTTTGGATTTGCCTGGTGGAGGGCCTGTATCTGTATATTCTTCACTTAACTTTCTTGAAAAATCAATTAAAAAAACAGTAGATCTTTACAATGCAGAATTAGGAAGCGAAACAGATTTCAATACGGTAATTATTTCAACAGGTGTTCCTTCTGCGCCTTACCTCTCTTATTACATGGGTGCGCCTATTCTACCACTTCACTTTTTAGTCTCTGTGAATTCGTTTGCAGAAGTTCAAAGCATTGTACATTCAGGGATTAAAGACGGTTATTCCTGTTATGCTACTGCTGGTTACGACCCTTCTATAAAAGGAGAAGGAGTAGCTTGGATTAAATTATTGGATTTGCCAAATGAATACAAGAAATTCATATTAGACCATAATGTTCGGAATGTTATTATAATGGGAGCCACAGAATCAGGATTTGGAGAAACCCAAGCAAGACGCATTTCTTTTAAATTTCCTGTAAGTAGCCCAACTATGTATAATCAAGGATCTATATACGTAATGACTCACGGGGGAGATCAAGGTTTATCTTATTTAAGGAATTATTTCAAAGATTATGACCTACAAACTATGGAACCTCAACGTAGTATTAGCGATTGGGAGAGTGGGATAACAAAAACACAAATCGAAAACTTTAAACAAAGTATTGAGTATAATAATTCTAGCATTTACATTTATGCGATTGAAGGTTCTGAATCCATTGGTTTCTACAATATCACAATGGATTTATCTTTGAAATTTGCACAAAAAAACATATCAAAATTAGGTACTAGTCCAATAGAAGGTATTGCCATGAACGAGTACTTGATCGGGTATCCAGCTTACGAAACCCAAAAAGGCCAAATACCCATGCTATATTGGCAGGAGCTAGGTAATGAAAAAAATACCGCAGCTAGAGTTAAAAATCTTCTTTCGTATAAAATTAGTCAAGTATATCCCAGTAGAGATTTTAACGCTATTCCTGTGAAATTCAATGCCAAACGTAACCGAAAGTCTTTTGTGAAGGAATTGAAAAGTATAGGAATGAAAAATGTAACCCAAAACACTTGGCAAAAGGCAGACGTTTGGAATACATCTGATGGAATGGAGGCACCTTGTGAATTAGTGGCAAAAGATATAATTGCCAATTTTGGCGGGGCTTCTGGTTTCAAAAACTACCATTCTAACTTACAAAAATTAACTATCGAAGATCTTAAGAATATGGCCATTAATGATGATGGCTCTAGTCTAGATTCGCATCCAGAACCAGTTGTAACTACTAATGTTGCTTCTATACCAGAAGCTGGACTGGAAATCAAAAGATATGAATATCCAGCAAATCCTTATTGGAATTCACGTGAACAACTCAAAGAAATCGCAATTTATGATTATAACAGTTACAATTCACAACCTACATTTTTAGGTTGGCTTGATGGTTACAGTAAAACAGGTAACGACCGTAAACAAAGAATAACCATTTCCCAGTTTGACTTAGGTAACAGCAGCGATGAGTATGAATTGAAAGTAAGTTATAAATTCCATCCAAAAGAAGAAGATGGATTTCAATCCTATGATCCGGCAAACGGTGATGAACAAAATATGGATTGTTTTGAATATACAAAAGTTCCAAAAACCAGTTGGCTAGATATTCCCTCTAGGGTTATGGCACGTGAAGGTGCCATGTGGGTCGTGAATGGATCAGTCTATGATTGGGACTACAATGGTGTACCTGGGGTGGTGCCATTTATTAAAAAAGATGGTCAAATTAAGGCACAACCACAAATTTTAAGCTATAAGGGAGAAGGAGCATTTGCTTGGAATTGGGGTGCTCAAAAATCGGCAACCATAATAAGTAGGCCTAAAGAGATTTCGGGTACAAATACAGTGGCAGAACTAGGTTCTCTTTTTAATAATGAAACCTCACAATACACCAATGCTTTGGCAGGCATGACTTACATGAAAGATGGAGAAGCCTATAATATATATGGATTGCAACCCAGTTGGATGTTATATTACCCTGGATTTAGCCCAAAGCATATGGGGCCGTCTGGAACGGCGATACGCTGTTTTCTATCCAATCCGAATCCACAAGCTTGTAACGAGGTACTGCGTAGAGCTTGGGGTACTGTAGAATATGCGCCAGCAGAAGAAGGTTGGAATGACTGTAGCCGATTGACGGAAAATGAATTTATTAAGCGGTTTTCAACACTGGCTTATAGACAATATGACAAACTCTTTGAGCGTGTACCTAATGCGCGAACATATGTAGCTATAAAGGATAACAAACTAGATGTGGGGATAATAGATGGTGATTTAGGTAATTTTGCCGATGCTAGAGGAGTTAACTACTCTAAAACCTTTGGAATGAAAAATTCAGAGGTAAGCAACTATTATCAATATAAGGGATATGACAAACTGATAAATTTGGACGGGGGAAGTTCTTCCCAAATCTGGTTTAACGCTAAAGGGCCATTGCACGATTGGACAGGCTATCCATTGGTTCAAGACAATCAGGGACCTTATTATTCTCGACTAGTATCCAGCTTTTTAATGCTAGTGCCAAAAAAGCACACAGAAGAAATTTCGCAATACCGTTCAATCAATGACCAATATTTAGTATTGGATAATAGT
Coding sequences:
- a CDS encoding HesB/IscA family protein, translating into MIKVSDTAKKKVIELMIDDGFDATKDYVRVGVKSGGCSGLSYDLTFDNKKNEDDKIFEQNDIKLIVDKKSFLYLVGTTLEYSGGLNGKGFVFNNPNANRTCGCGESFSL
- the sufB gene encoding Fe-S cluster assembly protein SufB — translated: MKYTEEQLEQELKTQEYKYGFYTDIESDTFPVGLSEDVVRAISKKKNEPEWMTEWRLEAYRVWEQMQEPDWANVNYEKPKFQDIAYYSAPKKKPKLNSLDEVDPELLDTFKRLGISIDEQKKLANVAVDIVMDSVSVATTFKKTLAEKGIIFMPISEAIQEHPELVRKYLGTVVPTTDNFYAALNSAVFSDGSFCYIPKGVKCPMELSTYFRINEGGTGQFERTLVVADKGSYVSYLEGCTAPMRDENQLHAAVVELIAMDDAEIKYSTVQNWYPGNKEGKGGVYNFVTKRGLCENNAKISWTQVETGSAVTWKYPSCVLKGNNSVGEFYSIAVTNNHQQADTGTKMIHLGKNTRSTIISKGISAGNSQNSYRGLVQINARAENARNFSQCDSLLMGNECGAHTFPYIEAKNKSAQIEHEATTSKIGEDQLFYCNQRGIDTEKAIALIVNGFSKEVLNKLPMEFAVEAQKLLEISLEGSVG
- a CDS encoding MBL fold metallo-hydrolase; the protein is MKKILFLLLAISIVSCKKTEKKVEETSKPKVKLHQLVGGTIFVKKLEVFSQDSTYKGQTKEFTDTYYVIEHPKGNLMWDAGLPEQFVMPEPFDEPSGVFRIQRPDSLANQLNSIGFKKDDFKYFAMSHSHFDHTGHANYMKDATWIVQENEYNSVLGDSLKTKNPAVAALKNVKKIKGDYDVFGDGTVVIKYMPGHTVGHQVLYVDLGLEKPILLAGDLYHFKENREHKRVPSFNYDVKQTLESMEKFEAFAKEKNAEVIIQHSPQDFLKLQEILAKNKTSSPKIFEGEFVYVADAASFTDCKTGKIYSITGNEDYILLQKAYLNADHETYEPEWVKVSGELKMGEKMNGGLEEQLVISKFISLDENKKCN
- the sufC gene encoding Fe-S cluster assembly ATPase SufC, giving the protein MLKIENLQASIDDKLILKGLNLEVKAGEVHAIMGPNGAGKSTLANIIAGKEEYEVTNGTIELNGEDISELAPEERAHNGVFLSFQYPVEIPGVSVTNFIKTAINETRKAKGLEDMPAKDMLKKIREKSELLEIDRKFLSRSLNEGFSGGEKKRNEIFQMAMLDPKLAILDETDSGLDIDALRIVANGVNKLKSKDNAVIVITHYQRLLEYIVPDFVHVLHDGKIVKSGDASLALELEAKGYDWIKQELV
- the sufD gene encoding Fe-S cluster assembly protein SufD, giving the protein MELKDKLLSSYVAFENRVDTNSDIHEIRSKALQNFESLGFPTRKLEAWKYTSLNSVLKQDYSLFPHKENAVALAEVKKYFIHDIDAYKIVFIDGKYSSFLSETTHDTIDVCLMSSALAKPKYKAVIDNYFNKIAKQDNLTSLNTAFANEGAYIYIPKNKEVEKPIQIIHFTTGSETATMLQPRNLIVVGENSQVQIIERHQSLTSNAVLTNAVTEIFADKSAHIDYYKIQNDNLNASLVDNSYIEQQSKSVVSVHTFSFGGNITRNNLNFYQKGEYIDSILKGITIIEGKQHVDHHTLVHHIEPNCESHQDYKGIYDARSTGVFNGKVIVEKEAQKTNAYQQNNNVLISDKATINAKPQLEIFADDVKCSHGCTIGQLDDDALFYMQQRGIPKKEGKALLMYAFANTVLESVKIPEVKQRITKIIAKKLGVNMGFDL
- a CDS encoding Sua5 family C-terminal domain-containing protein → MKNKKEQSPDAPGMLARHYATSTTTFLVELRKNRLTTVCNVPLLAHKRGFFQSYFFNIYTLSGIFIINFGRCNTIS